One Dehalococcoidia bacterium genomic window carries:
- the cysS gene encoding cysteine--tRNA ligase, with protein sequence MRLYNTLSRRIEEFVPVGGEVRMYVCGPNLYAPCHLGHAMSYIIFDVLRRYMEFRGYRVRHVQNFTDVEDNIILRARALGRTIYDLAQEHIQLFFRQMDALNVLHAHHYPRATEEIPAMVDMIQELLRKGYAYQVGGDVYFRVLRFPDYGKLSGRSLDSLLAGARVEPGEGKEHPADFALWKGAKEGEPSWESPFGPGRPGWHIECSAMSLKYLGQPLDIHGGGQDLIFPHHENEIAQSEAYTGQKPFARFWVHHGLMRLPSSPEKMTRHLGNLVPIDEALERYGPDAIRIFVLGSHYRSPLTYSEEALQAAKAGAQRLRTAVSLEGEGEGSPLDPSPFRARFLEAMDDDLSTPQALATLFDLAREINRAREEGRDVTAAQATLRELAGVLGLTLREVAPVALDAVPFIELLIQVRQELRARQLYHLADAIRSRLAQLGIVLEDTPQGTRWRPRED encoded by the coding sequence ATGAGGCTATACAATACCCTCAGCCGCCGCATAGAGGAGTTCGTACCCGTCGGGGGGGAGGTCCGCATGTATGTATGCGGCCCCAACCTCTACGCCCCTTGCCATCTGGGCCACGCCATGAGCTACATCATCTTCGATGTCCTACGGCGCTACATGGAGTTCCGGGGCTATCGCGTGCGTCATGTCCAGAACTTCACCGATGTGGAGGACAACATCATCCTGCGGGCGCGGGCCCTGGGGCGCACCATCTACGACCTAGCGCAGGAACACATTCAGCTCTTCTTCCGCCAGATGGACGCCCTCAACGTTCTGCACGCCCATCATTACCCTCGGGCCACCGAGGAGATACCCGCCATGGTGGACATGATTCAGGAGCTCCTCAGGAAGGGCTACGCCTACCAAGTAGGGGGCGACGTCTACTTCCGCGTCCTACGCTTCCCCGATTATGGGAAGCTCTCTGGCCGCTCCCTAGACTCTCTCCTGGCCGGCGCCCGGGTGGAGCCTGGCGAGGGGAAGGAGCACCCTGCCGATTTCGCTCTTTGGAAGGGGGCCAAGGAGGGGGAGCCATCGTGGGAGAGCCCCTTCGGCCCTGGTCGCCCGGGCTGGCACATTGAGTGTTCTGCCATGTCCCTCAAGTACCTGGGCCAGCCCCTGGACATCCACGGGGGCGGGCAGGACCTCATCTTCCCCCACCACGAGAACGAGATCGCCCAGAGCGAAGCCTATACCGGCCAAAAGCCCTTTGCCCGCTTTTGGGTCCACCACGGTCTGATGCGCCTGCCCAGCAGCCCCGAGAAGATGACCAGGCACCTGGGCAACCTGGTGCCCATTGATGAGGCCCTGGAGCGCTATGGGCCGGATGCCATCCGCATCTTCGTCCTGGGCTCCCATTATCGGAGCCCCCTCACCTACTCCGAGGAGGCCTTACAGGCGGCCAAGGCCGGCGCCCAGCGGCTGCGCACCGCCGTCTCCTTAGAGGGGGAAGGGGAGGGATCGCCTCTCGACCCTTCACCATTTCGGGCCCGCTTCCTGGAGGCCATGGACGATGACCTCTCCACTCCGCAGGCCCTGGCCACCCTCTTTGACCTGGCGCGGGAGATAAACCGTGCCCGCGAGGAGGGCAGGGATGTGACGGCTGCCCAGGCCACCCTCAGGGAGCTGGCGGGCGTCTTGGGCCTCACCCTACGGGAAGTAGCCCCTGTGGCCCTGGACGCCGTCCCCTTCATCGAGCTCCTCATCCAAGTGAGGCAGGAGCTGCGCGCCCGCCAGCTCTACCACCTGGCCGATGCCATCCGCTCCCGCCTGGCCCAGCTAGGCATCGTCCTGGAGGATACCCCCCAGGGCACCCGCTGGCGCCCCCGCGAGGACTGA
- the cysE gene encoding serine O-acetyltransferase yields the protein MGLWESIKRDIQAALERDPAATSALEVILCYPGFHARQFHRLAHFLYKRRMRLLARIVSHISRFLTGIEIHPGAKIGEGLFIDHGMGVVIGETAEIGDNCHLYQGVTLGGTSTKRTKRHPTLGNNVVVGAGAKIIGAVTIGDNAKIGAGSVVVSNVPPNATVVGVPGHVVAYHDPGNDTVLRLPDPEWDALRSLAERLDRLEERLQALEERLSSAPSQWRA from the coding sequence ATGGGCCTTTGGGAGAGCATCAAGCGGGACATCCAGGCCGCCCTAGAGCGGGACCCGGCGGCCACCAGCGCCTTAGAGGTCATCCTTTGCTACCCTGGCTTCCACGCCCGTCAGTTCCATCGCCTGGCTCATTTCCTGTACAAGCGGCGTATGCGCCTTTTGGCCCGCATCGTCTCCCACATCTCCCGTTTCCTCACTGGCATTGAGATCCACCCCGGCGCCAAGATCGGGGAGGGGCTGTTCATCGACCATGGAATGGGGGTGGTCATCGGCGAGACGGCGGAGATAGGCGACAACTGCCACCTGTATCAAGGCGTAACCCTGGGGGGCACCAGCACCAAGCGCACCAAGCGCCACCCCACCCTGGGCAACAACGTGGTAGTGGGGGCAGGGGCCAAGATCATCGGCGCCGTCACCATCGGCGACAACGCCAAGATCGGGGCCGGATCGGTGGTGGTCTCCAACGTGCCCCCCAATGCCACCGTGGTGGGCGTCCCCGGCCACGTGGTGGCCTACCACGACCCGGGCAACGATACCGTCCTCCGCCTCCCCGACCCGGAATGGGACGCCCTGCGCTCCCTGGCCGAGCGGCTGGACCGGCTGGAGGAGCGGCTGCAGGCCCTGGAGGAGCGGCTCTCCTCCGCCCCCAGCCAATGGCGGGCCTAG
- the ispF gene encoding 2-C-methyl-D-erythritol 2,4-cyclodiphosphate synthase has product MTYRIGLGYDIHRFQEGRPLKVGGVEVPWPRGLAGHSDADVLLHAIMDALLGAAGLQDLGHHFPPHDPAYEGADSLHLLGQVLHRVRAKGLRPAQLDAVVVAQEPHLAPHLQAMRERIAAALGLEEGKVNLKAKSPEGLGSLGHGEGMAALAIALLEEA; this is encoded by the coding sequence ATGACATACCGCATAGGCTTGGGCTATGATATACACAGGTTCCAGGAAGGAAGGCCCCTTAAGGTGGGAGGGGTGGAGGTGCCTTGGCCGAGGGGCCTGGCTGGCCATAGCGACGCCGACGTGCTCCTACACGCCATCATGGATGCCCTCCTGGGGGCCGCTGGTCTGCAAGATCTCGGCCACCATTTCCCTCCTCACGACCCCGCCTACGAGGGGGCCGATAGCCTTCACCTCCTGGGCCAGGTGTTACACAGGGTGAGGGCAAAGGGGTTGCGGCCCGCTCAACTGGATGCCGTGGTGGTGGCCCAAGAGCCTCACCTGGCCCCTCACCTCCAGGCCATGCGAGAGCGTATCGCCGCTGCCCTCGGCCTGGAGGAGGGGAAGGTCAACCTTAAGGCCAAGAGCCCCGAGGGCCTGGGCTCCCTAGGCCACGGTGAAGGGATGGCTGCCTTAGCCATTGCCCTACTGGAGGAGGCGTGA
- the ispD gene encoding 2-C-methyl-D-erythritol 4-phosphate cytidylyltransferase, giving the protein MGGPYGPVGAVVAAAGRGVRMGGVDKVFLSLGEKPLIAWPLLALERSPLVDVVVLVVASHNLGRARELVQALGVHKVQEICPGGERRQDSVRLGLQRLKGVRWVLVHDGARPFLTQELIAAALEAAQDTGAAVPALTPTDTVKEAHGDLVARTLDRSRLRLVQTPQAFRYELLMEAYLQAGAEATDDASLVEALGHPVRLFPGSPSNIKVTTAYDLALARALLTTGEVVP; this is encoded by the coding sequence ATGGGCGGCCCCTATGGCCCTGTAGGGGCGGTGGTGGCCGCCGCCGGCCGAGGTGTCCGCATGGGGGGAGTGGACAAAGTCTTCCTGTCCCTGGGGGAGAAACCCCTCATCGCCTGGCCCCTCCTGGCCCTGGAGCGCTCCCCCTTGGTGGATGTGGTCGTCCTGGTGGTGGCGTCCCACAATCTGGGCCGCGCACGGGAGCTGGTGCAGGCCCTTGGCGTGCACAAGGTCCAGGAGATATGCCCGGGTGGGGAGAGGAGGCAGGACTCGGTGCGCCTGGGCCTGCAGCGCCTAAAGGGAGTGCGCTGGGTGCTGGTGCACGACGGCGCCCGCCCCTTCCTCACCCAGGAGCTCATTGCCGCCGCCCTGGAGGCAGCACAGGATACAGGGGCCGCCGTCCCTGCCCTGACCCCCACCGACACCGTCAAGGAGGCCCACGGCGACCTGGTGGCCCGCACCCTAGACCGCTCCCGCCTGCGCCTAGTCCAGACCCCTCAGGCCTTCCGCTATGAACTCCTCATGGAGGCCTATCTTCAGGCGGGGGCTGAGGCCACCGACGATGCCTCCCTGGTGGAGGCCCTGGGCCATCCTGTGCGCCTCTTCCCTGGTTCCCCCTCCAACATCAAGGTCACCACTGCCTACGACCTAGCCCTAGCCCGTGCCCTCCTCACCACTGGCGAGGTGGTGCCATGA
- a CDS encoding PIN domain nuclease: MRILGALVLGFVGLRSGQALAEGREGLPFILFWAVPPVGFALFGALFTPLLALKPLQLFQEWIRQIRPLQLVLGIVGLVCGLLASALLSPWLVALPGVAGFLAPLLVSFVLGILGVAALVSREEEFASLLARYFPGRFWPPREILVDTSAIIDGRIADLASTGFLPGALVVPRFVLDELRRIADSPDALRRNRGRRGLDVLGRLRREGHVAVRILDEDFPDISDVDAKLVRLAKKLSAPILTNDFNLNRIAEVEGIKVLNINQLANAVKVVILPGEEMEVHIVQEGKEADQGVGFLDDGTMVVVEGGRRYLNERLVVTVTRVLQTVAGRLIFAQPRRAE, encoded by the coding sequence ATGCGCATCCTAGGCGCCCTCGTCTTGGGCTTCGTCGGCCTGCGCTCGGGGCAAGCCCTGGCCGAGGGGCGGGAAGGGCTGCCCTTCATCCTGTTCTGGGCGGTTCCCCCGGTGGGGTTCGCCCTTTTTGGGGCCCTTTTTACCCCCCTTCTCGCCCTCAAGCCTTTACAGCTCTTCCAGGAGTGGATACGCCAGATAAGGCCCCTGCAGCTAGTGCTGGGCATCGTGGGGCTCGTGTGTGGGCTTTTGGCCTCTGCCCTCCTCTCCCCCTGGCTGGTGGCCCTGCCGGGGGTGGCTGGCTTCCTGGCTCCCTTGCTAGTGAGCTTCGTGCTGGGCATCCTGGGGGTGGCTGCCCTAGTGAGCCGGGAGGAGGAGTTCGCCTCCCTTCTGGCCCGTTACTTCCCTGGCCGCTTTTGGCCGCCGCGCGAGATATTGGTGGACACCAGCGCTATCATCGATGGGCGGATAGCCGACCTGGCCAGCACAGGCTTCCTTCCGGGGGCCCTGGTCGTGCCCCGTTTCGTCCTGGACGAGCTACGGCGCATCGCCGACTCCCCCGATGCCTTGCGCCGCAACCGCGGCCGCCGCGGCCTGGATGTCCTGGGCCGTCTGCGGAGGGAGGGGCATGTGGCCGTGCGCATCCTCGATGAGGACTTCCCTGACATATCGGACGTAGATGCCAAGCTCGTCCGCCTTGCCAAGAAGCTCTCCGCCCCCATCCTCACCAACGACTTCAACCTCAACCGCATCGCCGAGGTGGAGGGGATAAAGGTCCTCAACATCAACCAGCTGGCCAACGCCGTCAAGGTGGTCATCCTACCGGGTGAAGAGATGGAGGTGCACATAGTCCAGGAGGGCAAGGAGGCCGACCAGGGCGTGGGCTTCCTGGACGATGGCACCATGGTGGTGGTGGAGGGGGGGCGCCGCTATCTTAACGAGCGCCTGGTGGTCACCGTCACTCGCGTCCTGCAGACGGTGGCCGGGCGCCTCATCTTCGCCCAGCCCAGGAGGGCCGAATAA
- a CDS encoding aminotransferase class V-fold PLP-dependent enzyme, protein MPVDPFTVRQGFPGLAGVIYMNTGWQGPSPRQVVAAVQEAMAREAASPTDPATMEWRLNVLAQAREEAAALIGAHPQEISLQENTTAGLNAVIWGLRLRPGDEVCTTDLEHPSLAVPLLYARRRRRVRLRPVHIDPSDDGERILEAFRRAMGPRTRLVAISHVAYGTGQLLPLPQIAEEAHRRGALVLVDAAQSVGQMPVNVREMGCDFLAFPGHKWLLGPAGTGVLYIRRELVPHLEPPWVAHRAAHRYALPHRLQPASDDIAKFELTTRSVPLWAGFLAALGFARSLGLEEVATHVRSLARHAARGLAAVPGVSLVGPQEPQTGLLSFRLAGVEAEVVTALLWQWGRVVARTVPSLRATRLSLHCFNTPQEVEQVVEVVRRIATAQPPGALPQVRVERMAMQQL, encoded by the coding sequence GTGCCTGTGGACCCCTTTACCGTGCGGCAGGGCTTCCCTGGCCTGGCGGGCGTCATCTATATGAACACCGGCTGGCAGGGCCCTTCCCCAAGGCAAGTGGTGGCGGCGGTACAGGAAGCCATGGCCCGGGAGGCCGCCTCCCCCACCGACCCCGCCACCATGGAGTGGCGTCTCAACGTGCTGGCGCAGGCGCGTGAGGAGGCGGCCGCGCTTATCGGCGCCCATCCCCAGGAGATATCCCTGCAGGAGAACACCACCGCTGGCCTAAACGCTGTCATCTGGGGCCTGCGCCTTCGCCCCGGCGATGAGGTATGCACCACCGACCTGGAGCATCCGTCCCTGGCCGTCCCCCTCCTCTACGCACGCCGGCGGCGGCGCGTCAGGCTGCGGCCGGTGCACATAGACCCCAGCGACGATGGGGAGCGCATCCTTGAGGCGTTCCGGCGGGCCATGGGCCCCCGCACCCGTCTCGTGGCCATAAGCCATGTGGCCTACGGCACGGGCCAGCTCCTGCCCCTGCCCCAGATAGCGGAGGAGGCCCATCGCCGTGGTGCCCTGGTGCTGGTGGATGCCGCCCAGTCGGTGGGCCAGATGCCAGTGAACGTGCGGGAGATGGGGTGCGACTTCTTGGCCTTCCCTGGCCACAAATGGCTCCTGGGCCCCGCTGGCACCGGCGTCCTCTACATACGCCGCGAGCTGGTGCCGCATCTGGAGCCCCCTTGGGTGGCCCACAGGGCCGCCCACCGCTACGCCCTCCCCCATCGCCTCCAGCCCGCCAGCGACGACATCGCCAAGTTCGAGCTCACCACCCGCAGCGTTCCCCTATGGGCAGGGTTCCTGGCCGCCTTAGGGTTTGCCCGCTCCTTGGGGTTGGAGGAGGTGGCTACCCACGTACGATCTTTGGCCCGCCATGCTGCCCGTGGCCTTGCGGCCGTCCCCGGCGTGTCCCTGGTGGGGCCCCAGGAGCCCCAGACGGGCCTCCTCTCCTTCCGCCTAGCAGGAGTTGAGGCGGAGGTGGTTACCGCCCTCCTTTGGCAATGGGGGCGGGTAGTGGCCCGCACCGTACCCTCCCTGCGGGCTACCCGGCTATCACTCCATTGCTTCAACACCCCCCAAGAGGTGGAGCAGGTGGTGGAAGTGGTGAGACGCATCGCCACCGCCCAGCCGCCCGGGGCTCTCCCCCAGGTTCGGGTGGAACGCATGGCCATGCAGCAGCTATAG
- the rpsT gene encoding 30S ribosomal protein S20: MATKSAAKAHRQALKRRLRNRAVKSFTKTMVKRAEAAISSGDLEAAQEAVRQAISALDRAVKKGVLHPNNAARGKSRLMKKLNALMGIGQGAS; the protein is encoded by the coding sequence TTGGCCACCAAGTCAGCAGCTAAGGCCCATCGCCAGGCCCTGAAGCGGCGGCTCCGCAACCGGGCTGTCAAGTCGTTTACCAAGACCATGGTCAAGAGGGCGGAGGCGGCCATCTCCTCCGGGGATCTGGAGGCGGCGCAGGAGGCGGTGCGCCAGGCTATCAGCGCCCTCGATAGAGCGGTCAAGAAGGGGGTCCTACACCCCAACAACGCGGCCCGTGGCAAATCCCGTCTGATGAAGAAGCTCAACGCCCTCATGGGGATAGGGCAAGGCGCCTCTTAG
- the ileS gene encoding isoleucine--tRNA ligase has product MFEPVDAKVRFPRLEEEILRFWREHDIFRKSVEQRPADRQFTFYEGPPYANASPGIHHVLARVFKDVIVRFRTMQGYRVPRRAGWDTHGLPAELEVEKQLGITTKTDIEEKVGIAEFNRLCRENVMRYLQEWEALTERIAFWLDMEKAYVTYRNEYIESCWWVLKQLWDRGLIYRDYRTTPHCPRCDTTLSDHEVAQGYREDTPDPSIWVKFPLREEGRRRLAHLIGEGKAIYLVAWTTTPWTLPGNTALAVHPDAQYALAQVGEDVLVMASSLLPLTVEEFQILATVSGQELVGLRYEPLFDAVAWGTTPMWFDPAQGGKLVPAPPTGVEKAYTVVAADFVSLEEGTGIVHIAPAFGGEDFQLGRQEGLLYLQPVNTRGQFVGGPYGGKFVKDADEAIMEELQRRGLLLRRDVVLHTYPFCWRCGTPLIYYAKPSWYIRTTAKKERLVELNRQINWYPSHIREGRFGRWLENNVDWAISRERFWGIPLPFWECGACGQQVCIGSVEELRQRAVDQEAAKALPDLHRPYVDAIRLRCPSCGGAMSRVPEVADVWFDSGSMPYAQWHYPFENREEFQRSFPADFICEGIDQTRGWFYTLHALSTLLFDSVCFRNCLCLELILDEKGEKMSKSRGNVVEPWPVIEAHGADAMRWYMFTSSPPWVPRRFSPALVAESLRRFLLTLWNTYVFFVTYANLDGFHPKRSPSGRPSVLDRWIISELHQLVAQVTRELESYNPTDAGRAIQEFVDDLSNWYVRRSRRRFWKSENDEDKLVAYHTLYTCLVTLCKLLAPFTPFVAEAMYQNLVRRVDPEAPESVHLCDWPQADPAQVDEGLMADMRLAMRITSLGRAARSKAGIKVRQPLSRLVVRTRHAVEREALQTLASLILEELNVKELRLAEGEEDLQGLTVASDDAGYAVGVDTVITPELAQEGLARELVHRIQNMRKAAGLEIADRIIVYYQGWEGLREVLARHGDYVRQETLSVEVVEGPPPAGAYQEEQKLDGHQVVLAVRRVR; this is encoded by the coding sequence ATCTTTGAGCCCGTCGATGCCAAGGTGAGATTCCCCAGGCTGGAGGAGGAGATCCTCCGGTTCTGGCGGGAGCATGACATCTTCCGCAAGAGCGTAGAGCAGCGGCCAGCCGACCGCCAGTTCACCTTTTACGAGGGGCCTCCCTACGCCAACGCTAGCCCCGGCATTCATCACGTCCTGGCACGGGTGTTCAAGGATGTGATAGTCCGTTTCCGCACCATGCAGGGATACCGCGTGCCCAGGCGGGCGGGCTGGGACACCCACGGCCTGCCGGCGGAGCTGGAGGTGGAAAAGCAACTGGGCATCACCACCAAGACGGACATCGAGGAGAAGGTGGGCATAGCTGAGTTCAACCGCCTCTGCCGCGAGAACGTCATGCGCTATCTGCAGGAGTGGGAGGCCCTCACGGAGCGCATCGCCTTCTGGCTGGACATGGAGAAGGCCTATGTCACCTACCGCAACGAGTACATCGAGTCGTGCTGGTGGGTGCTGAAGCAGCTGTGGGACAGGGGCCTCATCTACCGCGACTACCGTACCACGCCCCATTGCCCCCGCTGCGACACCACCCTCTCCGACCATGAGGTAGCCCAGGGCTACCGGGAGGACACCCCCGACCCTTCCATCTGGGTCAAGTTCCCCCTGCGGGAGGAGGGGAGGCGACGGTTAGCCCATCTCATCGGCGAGGGGAAGGCCATATACCTCGTGGCCTGGACCACCACCCCCTGGACCCTGCCTGGCAACACGGCCCTGGCCGTGCACCCGGACGCCCAGTACGCCTTGGCCCAAGTGGGGGAGGATGTGCTGGTGATGGCCTCCTCCCTCCTGCCTCTGACGGTAGAGGAGTTCCAGATCTTGGCCACTGTGAGCGGCCAGGAGCTGGTGGGCCTGCGGTATGAGCCCCTGTTCGATGCCGTTGCTTGGGGGACAACCCCCATGTGGTTCGACCCGGCCCAAGGGGGCAAGCTTGTGCCGGCCCCCCCCACAGGGGTGGAGAAGGCCTACACGGTGGTGGCCGCCGACTTCGTCTCCCTGGAGGAGGGGACGGGCATCGTCCACATCGCCCCTGCCTTTGGTGGGGAAGACTTCCAGCTGGGGAGGCAGGAAGGTCTCCTCTACCTCCAGCCGGTGAATACCCGGGGCCAGTTCGTCGGGGGCCCCTATGGTGGGAAGTTCGTCAAGGACGCCGATGAGGCCATCATGGAAGAGCTGCAGCGGCGGGGCCTTCTGCTGCGGCGGGATGTGGTGCTGCACACCTATCCCTTCTGCTGGCGGTGCGGCACCCCCCTCATCTACTACGCCAAGCCCAGCTGGTACATCCGCACCACGGCCAAGAAGGAGCGGTTGGTGGAGCTGAACCGCCAGATCAACTGGTACCCCTCCCATATCCGCGAGGGGCGGTTTGGGCGTTGGCTGGAGAACAATGTGGACTGGGCCATATCCCGCGAGCGGTTCTGGGGTATCCCCCTCCCCTTCTGGGAGTGCGGGGCCTGCGGCCAGCAGGTCTGCATCGGCTCGGTGGAAGAGCTGCGGCAAAGGGCTGTGGACCAAGAGGCGGCAAAGGCCCTGCCCGATCTACACCGCCCCTATGTGGACGCCATAAGGCTGCGCTGCCCCAGCTGCGGCGGGGCCATGTCCCGCGTGCCGGAGGTGGCTGACGTCTGGTTCGATTCCGGGTCCATGCCCTATGCCCAGTGGCACTATCCCTTCGAGAACCGGGAGGAGTTCCAACGCTCCTTCCCCGCTGACTTCATCTGCGAGGGCATCGACCAGACGCGGGGCTGGTTCTATACCTTGCACGCCCTCTCCACCCTCCTGTTCGACTCCGTGTGCTTCCGCAACTGCCTGTGCTTGGAGCTCATCCTGGACGAGAAGGGCGAGAAGATGAGCAAATCGCGGGGCAACGTGGTGGAGCCCTGGCCGGTCATCGAGGCCCACGGGGCGGATGCCATGCGCTGGTATATGTTCACCAGCTCGCCACCCTGGGTGCCGCGGCGCTTCTCACCCGCTCTGGTGGCCGAGTCCCTACGCCGCTTTCTCCTCACCCTTTGGAACACCTACGTGTTCTTCGTTACCTACGCCAACTTGGACGGCTTCCACCCTAAGCGGTCGCCCTCAGGGCGCCCCAGCGTGCTGGACCGTTGGATCATCTCTGAGCTGCATCAGCTGGTGGCCCAGGTGACCCGCGAGCTGGAGTCCTACAACCCCACCGACGCCGGCAGGGCCATCCAGGAGTTCGTGGACGACCTTTCCAACTGGTATGTGCGGAGGAGTCGGCGCCGCTTCTGGAAGTCGGAAAACGACGAAGACAAGCTGGTGGCCTACCATACCTTGTACACCTGCCTGGTGACGTTATGTAAGCTGCTGGCCCCCTTCACCCCCTTCGTGGCCGAGGCCATGTACCAGAACCTAGTGCGGCGGGTGGACCCAGAGGCGCCGGAGAGCGTACATCTTTGCGATTGGCCCCAGGCCGATCCCGCTCAGGTGGACGAGGGCCTCATGGCCGATATGCGCCTGGCCATGCGCATCACCAGCCTTGGGCGGGCCGCCCGCAGCAAGGCGGGCATCAAGGTGCGCCAGCCCCTCTCCCGCTTGGTGGTGAGGACGCGCCATGCGGTGGAGAGGGAAGCCCTGCAGACCCTCGCCTCCCTTATCCTGGAGGAGCTGAACGTTAAGGAGCTACGCCTAGCAGAGGGGGAGGAGGATCTGCAAGGGCTGACGGTGGCCAGCGACGACGCTGGCTATGCAGTGGGGGTGGACACCGTTATCACTCCTGAGCTGGCCCAGGAGGGGCTGGCTAGGGAGCTGGTCCACCGCATACAGAACATGCGCAAGGCGGCGGGGCTGGAGATCGCCGACCGCATCATCGTCTACTACCAGGGGTGGGAGGGGCTGCGGGAGGTGCTGGCCCGCCACGGCGATTACGTGCGCCAGGAGACCCTTTCGGTGGAGGTGGTGGAGGGGCCTCCACCCGCCGGGGCCTACCAGGAGGAGCAGAAGCTAGACGGCCATCAGGTGGTGCTGGCCGTGCGGCGGGTGAGGTGA
- a CDS encoding helix-turn-helix domain-containing protein yields the protein MRQEGPPHPRWKAPHVGEVLRQARSHRNVSLEEVAQATRIPIKYLLALEEGDMSRLPSPSYARGFVRTYASYLGLDPGEVLALLPRDEEEPRLRPMTRVRPAPGISRQAMSLLAVTGSLVLALVLTLTVAWEGKGLARWAMRPGGVVPPVEGRELVAAISSLEEGGFRFLVVDMSPEGQGEARVVGQTPPAWTMAKKELPVVLVVSR from the coding sequence ATGCGGCAGGAGGGACCGCCCCATCCCCGGTGGAAGGCCCCACATGTGGGAGAGGTGCTGAGGCAGGCGCGCAGCCACCGCAACGTCTCTCTGGAGGAGGTGGCCCAGGCTACCCGCATCCCCATCAAGTACCTTCTGGCGCTGGAGGAGGGGGATATGTCCCGTCTGCCCTCGCCATCGTATGCCAGGGGGTTCGTCCGCACCTACGCCAGCTACCTGGGCCTGGACCCTGGGGAGGTCTTGGCCCTCCTGCCCAGAGACGAGGAGGAACCAAGGCTGCGCCCAATGACGAGGGTCAGGCCGGCACCTGGGATCTCCCGCCAGGCCATGAGCCTGCTGGCGGTGACGGGGTCCCTGGTGCTAGCCCTCGTCCTGACCCTGACGGTGGCTTGGGAGGGGAAGGGGCTGGCCCGTTGGGCCATGAGGCCTGGAGGTGTGGTGCCTCCCGTGGAGGGGAGGGAGCTGGTGGCGGCCATCTCTTCCCTGGAGGAGGGCGGTTTCCGCTTCCTGGTGGTGGATATGTCGCCCGAGGGGCAGGGCGAGGCGCGAGTGGTAGGCCAGACCCCTCCAGCCTGGACGATGGCGAAAAAGGAGCTGCCAGTGGTGCTGGTGGTGAGCAGGTGA
- a CDS encoding alpha/beta fold hydrolase gives MPTEFASLDGTRLRGLWLGDGPGPTVVLCHGYFRSLAEPYGVALALWDAGYRVLLFDFRACGRSDGYFTTLGAREVLDVLAAVEEARSRGGRPVALLGISMGAAAAILAAARHPCVAAVVADSPYADLADLMAHRLRVDIPLAPLRPLARASWRLGELLAAFRAREVRPADWVGYIAPRPLLLIYGEHDSFVPPHQREEMFQRAGEPKEMWIAPGSDHAMARWDHPQEYLQRVLGFLRGALAP, from the coding sequence ATGCCCACGGAGTTCGCCAGTCTGGATGGCACCCGCCTCCGCGGCCTGTGGCTGGGGGATGGCCCTGGCCCCACGGTCGTCCTCTGCCACGGGTACTTCCGCAGCCTGGCCGAGCCCTATGGGGTGGCCCTCGCCCTATGGGATGCCGGCTACCGCGTCCTTCTCTTCGACTTCCGCGCCTGTGGACGCAGCGATGGCTACTTTACCACCCTGGGCGCCCGGGAGGTGCTGGACGTGCTGGCAGCAGTGGAGGAGGCCCGAAGCCGGGGAGGGAGGCCCGTGGCCCTGCTGGGCATCTCCATGGGGGCAGCTGCAGCCATCTTGGCTGCCGCCCGCCACCCCTGTGTGGCGGCGGTGGTGGCCGACTCCCCCTACGCTGACCTGGCCGACCTGATGGCCCACCGTCTGCGCGTTGACATCCCCCTCGCACCTTTGCGCCCCTTGGCCCGGGCCAGCTGGCGCCTGGGGGAGCTGCTGGCGGCCTTCCGGGCCCGCGAGGTGAGGCCCGCTGATTGGGTGGGGTACATCGCCCCTAGGCCCCTGTTGCTCATTTACGGGGAGCATGACTCCTTCGTGCCGCCCCATCAGCGGGAGGAGATGTTCCAGCGGGCAGGGGAGCCCAAGGAGATGTGGATAGCCCCGGGAAGCGACCACGCCATGGCCCGCTGGGACCATCCCCAGGAGTACCTGCAGAGGGTGTTGGGCTTCCTGAGAGGGGCCTTGGCGCCTTAG
- a CDS encoding DUF503 domain-containing protein has product MTVGLCRVWLRLPENHSLKGKRQAVRSLTDRLRHRFNIAVAEVDDHDLWQMVCLGISCIAPSQRHVHQILSAVVDHIQHQRLDMELVDYRIEVIQVTD; this is encoded by the coding sequence ATGACGGTGGGCCTATGCCGGGTCTGGCTACGACTGCCCGAGAACCACTCCCTCAAGGGCAAAAGGCAGGCCGTCCGCTCCCTAACTGATCGCCTCCGACATCGCTTCAACATCGCCGTGGCCGAGGTGGACGACCACGACCTTTGGCAGATGGTCTGCCTAGGCATTTCTTGCATCGCCCCCTCCCAGCGTCACGTCCATCAGATCCTATCGGCGGTGGTAGACCATATACAGCACCAGCGTCTGGACATGGAGCTGGTGGACTACCGCATCGAGGTGATCCAAGTCACGGACTAG